Genomic segment of Myxococcus stipitatus:
GTCATGCTGGGAACAGGGCTTGTCGCCGAGAACGGAGACATGGACTGGCTGTTGCGGAACGTCGACTTCTCGATGCCCTACCCCGCGCTCCGGTTCATCGCGCATCTTGCATCGTCAGCCTATGAGCGCGCCCTGAGCGCCGCGACACTCGATGAGGAGCTCGAGAACTTTCTTTCGAGAACAACCGCCTTCGCCGAACTCCTCGGGCAGATTCGACTGGAAGCGCAGACCCATCTGTCCATCGCGCAGGGGGTCGAAAAAGTTCTCGACCGGCTCTCACGAGCAGACGCATCCATGGACGCCCAGGACGTCCGGGCGATGCTTGGCGATACCGAGAAGTCCCAGGAGCAGCGCTTCGCCTGGCTGGTCGAGTACTTCCCTCTCACTCTCGAACAAGGTCGGGTCCGCATCGCCTCCCGTCTCTTCCAACGATTCTGGCGCGGGCATCGAGGTCGCACACCGTGAACAGCCCCATCTCTCTCTACAATCCACGCTCCACGCCGCCAGCGCAGCTCGAGGCCATGCTCGTGGGACGGGACGCGCTGTTGAAGGAGCTGCTCGACAACCTCCACGCGCAGTCGCGTTCACGAACCCGCCAACACTGGCTCCTTCGAGGACCGAGAGGCATGGGGAAGACCCACCTCACTGGGGTCCTCCACCATCGAGTCAGGGGAGATGCTCGACTTTCGGAGAGCTATCTTCCGCTCTGGCTCGGGGAGGCCGATGTCTACGAGGTCTACTCTCCAGCGACGCTCCTGGAGCGCATCGCGGAGCGACTGGTCGAAGCCGTTCCTGATGCGAAGCTCGCGGCGACCCTTCACACCCTCGAAGGCGTGGGTGACGAGGAGGGCTTCTTCCAGGAACTCTCGAGCCACCTCGGCGAGGAGGCCGAGCGACAGGGAAAGACCCTGCTGGTGTTGATGGAGAATCTTGATGCGCTCCTGGAGAGCTTTGCCGCGAAGGAGCGCGAGGCGCAGGTCCGCCAGCTCCGCTCCCTGCTCCTCCATGCCCCGCATTTCCTGTTCATCAGCACCACGCCGACTCGCTACATGGTGGAGCTGACGGACCCGAAGAAGCCCCTCTACAACCAGTTCAAGGAGCGGGACCTCCGCCCCCTGAGTGTGGAGGAGGTCGGCGTCGTCTTCTCGAAGCTGGTCGAGCTGACGGGACGAAAGGGGATGGAAGCCGTCCTCGGCGACAGACAGGATGGAGTCCTCCGCCGCAAGGTGATTCATCAGCTCACGGGTGGGTTGCCGCGCTCGGTGGTCATGACCTTCGAGGTGATGAGGGACAAGACCGGCATCAAGGCCTTGGTGGAAGACCTGCGGCGACTGCTGGACGCACAGACGGCCTACTTCGAGGCCCGACTCGCCCGACTCGCACCTCGCGAGCGGGCCATCGTGACCACGATGGCCCTGGCGTCCACCAACCTCACGAGCAAGGAGATCGCGACCCGAAGCCGGCTCCCCGAGCGGACGCTCTCCACTTTGGTCTCCCGGCTCGTCCAGGACGGCCATGTCGAGCCCACCTCTGGAACAGGTGGGAAAGGGACAGTCTACGGCCTGAGCGAGGGACTCTTCCGCCTGTGGTACCAGTACCGAAAGGGGAGGCTGCTGCTGGAACCCCTGGTTCGATTGCTCGCCTATCTGTTCAACCCGAGCGAACTCCAGGAAACCATCGCGAGACTCCAGCGGCACGTCGAAGAGAACCAGCCCGACTCACAGGACTCGGCCCATCTAGCGCTGCGGCAAGTCGAAGAGGCCTTGCGGCTCGCGACATCCGAAGAGGGACGGCTCGACCGAGAGCGACTCTGGAAGGAGTGCCAGGAAGAGGCGACAGCTATCCGGGATGCCCGCCAGACCATTGACCAACTGAGAGCCTTTGTCAGCAAGTACAAAAACTTGGCCCCTCGGAAGAAGTTCCCTCCCATTATTGAGAGCGCTCTCAAGGTCATCCAGCGCCTGCCAGCCCCCCTTGCTACGGACTGCATCAGTTGGTTCAACGCCAGCATGTACGTGCTTTCGCTTCACAGCCCCGTCTTGGCAACTCGCCAACTACATCGCCTCCTGAACTTTCTGGAATCTCAAGATAGTTCACTTCGTGAACTCGGCCCCTACACTCACCTTTCATTGGGCATCATCCACGAGAAGTCCGGCCAGGTTGAAGAAGCCCTGAGGCATATCGAAGCAGTGATTCTTGCCAAGAGCGCGTACAAGCCCAGGGTTGGCCCATTCCCGCTCGAAATGGCCCGCTGGATCAGGGCTGAATTGTACAAGAAGATCGGCCGCACTCCTGAAGCCATCCGCGATTACTCACACGTCATCGAAAGTGCACTCAGGTCTGGAGGCATACAAACCTCAATGGGTCTACATGCAGCCAATGCCCTCGCACGCGTTCACGAGAAAAGCGGAGACTGGAAACAGGCCAAGCAAGCCATCCACAATCTCCTCAAGCTGTCCGACAGCCTGCCGTTCCACAAACGAGACCGTCAGTTGATTGCGGGTGCGCAACTCCGACTCATTTTCAACAAGATGGCTCTTGGCGATCCCGCTTTGGTTCGGTTGCTCTCATCCCTAGAACAGTGGATCAAGGAGAACCCTCACCACCAATTCATCGACATCGCACAAGAGATTTCGACCAGGCATGCGCCCATCATGAACATGTTTTCGGAGCGTAATCCGCAGCGAAGAGTCACCACGTTCCTGAGCAATCCCAACGCCTTCTATTCTAACCTCCCCATCGAGCAGTTGCGCCAACTCATCAAGGAACTCGAGGAATCGGCTTCGCCGGAAGAAGCTCCCCTAGTGCACACACACGCACTGGTTGCCGAGACCCTTGATGCAACCATTCTCAACGCACCGGGGGCAAAAGCCCGCCTGAATCGCGCACTCGGCCGACTCCCACCGGAGCTACGACAGGTGGTTCGAGAACGAATCGCCGATGAACAGACACGCGCCCCCACTCAACCGCCCCCTCCCAAGCGGCGCACAAACTCGTCATCCCCGGCACGGCCCGCGGCCTTGCGTTCGGCCGCGGACCCATTGGAGCGTTAGCTGCAACCTCAGTCCATCAACTGCTGCGACAGATAGACATGGTGCAGCGCCCACCGGCGCGCGTTGAGCACCGGGTCGGAGTCGTTGGAGTGCCCGCCGTCCGTGTTCTCGTAATAGAGATACGGCAGCCCCATGGCCTCCAGCTTCGCGGCGAACTTGCGCGCGTGGCCCGGGTGCACCCGGTCGTCCTTCGTGTTCGTCGTGATGTACGGCTTGGGATACCGCACGCCCGCCTTCAGGTTCTGGTAGGCGGAGTACTTCGAGATGAACGCCGCATCCCCCGGAACCGCCGGGTCGCCGTACTCCCCCGCCCACGACGCTCCCGCGGGCAGCTTCGTGTAGCGCATCATGTCGATGAGCGGGCTCTCGATGACCGCCGCGTTGAGCAGCTCCGGGTGCTGCGTCATCGCCACGCTGGTCAGCACCCCTCCGTTGGACCGCCCATAGATTCCGATGTGCGCGGGCGACGTCACCTTGCGCCGCGCCAGGTCCTCCAACACAGCGGCGAAGTCATCGAAGGAGCGCTGACGGTTCTCCCGCAGCGCGGCCTGGTGCCAACGCGGACCGAACTCGCCACCGCCTCGGATGTTGGCGACGACATACGCCCCGCCACGCTCCAGCCACAGCTTGCCCATCTCCGGCAGATAGACAGGGGGCTTGGACACCTGGAAGCCGCCATAGCCATACACCACCGTCGGCGTCACCGCGCCCGGCTTGAGCTTCGCCGGACGCACCAGGAAGTACGGCACCTTCGTCCCGTCCTTCGACTTCACCCAGAACTGCTCCACCCGGTGCTTGGAGGCATCGAAGCGCGCGGGCAGCGACTTCACCTGCTTCACCGTGTTCGTCGACGCATCGCCCAGCCACAGCGACGTCGGCGCGAGGAACCCCTCCGAGCGCGCGAACAGCTTGTCGTGTCCCCTCGACGTGCCGATGACGCTCACCGACGCGTTCTTCGGCATCGCCAGGCGCTTGCGGCTCCAGCGGCCCTTGCCCGGCGTGTACACATCCAGCGCGCCCTTCACGTCCTCATACAGATTCACGAGCAACCGGCTGCGCGTGGCCACCACCGCCTCGATGGCCTGACGCGGCCCGGGCTGGAAGATGAGCGTGGGCTTCGCCTTCGACGCCTCCGCCTTCAAGTCCGCCAGCGCATACGACAACAGCGCACCCTGCTTGAAGCCACCCCAGTCCTCCTCGAGGGTGAAGACAATCTGCCCATTGAGGTGCGTCTGGATGGACGCCTTGCGCGGGAAGGGCAGGCGCACGAGCCCCGCGTCACCGAGCAGGAAGTACTCCGACTCGAAGAACGTCACCGCCCGGTTGATGAGCACCGCCTGGAGCTGGCCGTCCACGTCGTGAATGACGATGGGCCGGGAGGACACGTCCGTGCGCTCTCCTCGATACACCTCCACCGCCTGCTCCAGCGGCGTGCCGCGCTTCCAGCGCTTGAGCACGAACGGGTAACCGGACTCCGTGAGGGTGTCACCGCCCCAGTCCCGCCCCACCAGCAGCGTGTCCGCGTCCAGCCAGTCCAGGGACTGCTTGCCTTCCGCCAGCCGGAAGCCGCCCTCCAGGAACTGCTTCGTGGTGGCGTCGAACTCGCGCGCCTCCACCGCGTCCTTTCCGCCGTTGGACAGGAAGACCATGCAGCGCAGGTCCGCCGGAGGAAGGCAGTCGCTGCCCTTGAAGACCCAGTTGGCGCCCTCCGCCTTCGACAGGGCGTCCACATCCAGCACCGTCTCCCACGGGATGGAGGGGCTCGCGTAACCCTCCAGCGTGGTGCGCAGCCAGCGGCCTCGCGGGTTCGCCTGGTCCTGCCAGAAGGTGTCCACGCCGCCCGCGCGGAAGACGGGCGTGGGGATGCGGTCCGTCGCGGTGAAGATGCGCAGCGCCTCCGCCTGGAAGGAGGCGAAGCGCGGGTCCTTCTCCAGCGCGGCCTCTGTCTTCGCGTTCTGCGCGCGCACCCACTCCAGCGCCCGCTGCCCCTGCACCTCTTCCAGCCACAGGAACGGGTCCTCCTCGGCGGCCATGGCCGTGGAAGCGGTCAACAACCCGGTCAGCAGCGGTGCGACAAACAACCTGCGCATATGTCCTCGTCTCCCTGGTGGCGCGAACGGTGGCCTTCAACACGGCCCCGCCCTACCCATTCCAGGCGGGCCCCACCCCGCCGGGCGGGCAGCTTCCCCCAACCTTCCGCGCCCAGGCCACCCACCGTCCGAGCCCCCACCCGAGACACCCCGAGTCGCCAGGCGGGCAGAACTTCCAGAAAGGCCATGCGTTCAGAGCCGGCATGACCCTCCCAGTCCCGCGCCTTCTCGGGGTGCTCGCCGCCCTGGGCCTCGCCGCGCCTTCGCTGCTGCCCCTCCCGGGGCTCGCCGCCCCGCGGCCCCTCCCCAGCCCTCAGGCGGACCGGCCGAATACCTTCATCACCACGGACAAGCCCCTGTATCGCCCCGGGGACCAGGTGCTGATGCGGGCGCTCTACCTCTCCGGCATCAGCCGCAAGCCCTACACGGACATGGCGGGAGGCTACGCCGAGATTCGCGGCCCCCTGGGTGAGGTCGTCTGGCAGGGCTACATGACCACCCGCGAGTCCGTCTGGGGCCTCGCCTGGC
This window contains:
- a CDS encoding ATP-binding protein produces the protein MNSPISLYNPRSTPPAQLEAMLVGRDALLKELLDNLHAQSRSRTRQHWLLRGPRGMGKTHLTGVLHHRVRGDARLSESYLPLWLGEADVYEVYSPATLLERIAERLVEAVPDAKLAATLHTLEGVGDEEGFFQELSSHLGEEAERQGKTLLVLMENLDALLESFAAKEREAQVRQLRSLLLHAPHFLFISTTPTRYMVELTDPKKPLYNQFKERDLRPLSVEEVGVVFSKLVELTGRKGMEAVLGDRQDGVLRRKVIHQLTGGLPRSVVMTFEVMRDKTGIKALVEDLRRLLDAQTAYFEARLARLAPRERAIVTTMALASTNLTSKEIATRSRLPERTLSTLVSRLVQDGHVEPTSGTGGKGTVYGLSEGLFRLWYQYRKGRLLLEPLVRLLAYLFNPSELQETIARLQRHVEENQPDSQDSAHLALRQVEEALRLATSEEGRLDRERLWKECQEEATAIRDARQTIDQLRAFVSKYKNLAPRKKFPPIIESALKVIQRLPAPLATDCISWFNASMYVLSLHSPVLATRQLHRLLNFLESQDSSLRELGPYTHLSLGIIHEKSGQVEEALRHIEAVILAKSAYKPRVGPFPLEMARWIRAELYKKIGRTPEAIRDYSHVIESALRSGGIQTSMGLHAANALARVHEKSGDWKQAKQAIHNLLKLSDSLPFHKRDRQLIAGAQLRLIFNKMALGDPALVRLLSSLEQWIKENPHHQFIDIAQEISTRHAPIMNMFSERNPQRRVTTFLSNPNAFYSNLPIEQLRQLIKELEESASPEEAPLVHTHALVAETLDATILNAPGAKARLNRALGRLPPELRQVVRERIADEQTRAPTQPPPPKRRTNSSSPARPAALRSAADPLER
- a CDS encoding prolyl oligopeptidase family serine peptidase, giving the protein MRRLFVAPLLTGLLTASTAMAAEEDPFLWLEEVQGQRALEWVRAQNAKTEAALEKDPRFASFQAEALRIFTATDRIPTPVFRAGGVDTFWQDQANPRGRWLRTTLEGYASPSIPWETVLDVDALSKAEGANWVFKGSDCLPPADLRCMVFLSNGGKDAVEAREFDATTKQFLEGGFRLAEGKQSLDWLDADTLLVGRDWGGDTLTESGYPFVLKRWKRGTPLEQAVEVYRGERTDVSSRPIVIHDVDGQLQAVLINRAVTFFESEYFLLGDAGLVRLPFPRKASIQTHLNGQIVFTLEEDWGGFKQGALLSYALADLKAEASKAKPTLIFQPGPRQAIEAVVATRSRLLVNLYEDVKGALDVYTPGKGRWSRKRLAMPKNASVSVIGTSRGHDKLFARSEGFLAPTSLWLGDASTNTVKQVKSLPARFDASKHRVEQFWVKSKDGTKVPYFLVRPAKLKPGAVTPTVVYGYGGFQVSKPPVYLPEMGKLWLERGGAYVVANIRGGGEFGPRWHQAALRENRQRSFDDFAAVLEDLARRKVTSPAHIGIYGRSNGGVLTSVAMTQHPELLNAAVIESPLIDMMRYTKLPAGASWAGEYGDPAVPGDAAFISKYSAYQNLKAGVRYPKPYITTNTKDDRVHPGHARKFAAKLEAMGLPYLYYENTDGGHSNDSDPVLNARRWALHHVYLSQQLMD